TTACCATCAACCGAGGCGGCACAGGAAAATTTCCAGATCTCACGTTTCATTGCTATAAATTCAGCCCTCAGCCTGACCTGGTCACCGGGAACCACAGGCTGGCGAAAGCGCACTTTATCGGCACCAGCAAAATAATAAATCTTGTGGTCATCGACATCTTTGGCACGCATCTGATGACCGAGTATACCGGCAGCCTGAGCCATCGATTCGATCAACAGCACTCCGGGCATAATCGGATGTTCTG
Above is a genomic segment from Endozoicomonas euniceicola containing:
- the fabZ gene encoding 3-hydroxyacyl-ACP dehydratase FabZ — protein: MISIEEIRKILPHRYPFLLVDRVLDVDLEKNVIECIKNISVNEPQFNGHFPEHPIMPGVLLIESMAQAAGILGHQMRAKDVDDHKIYYFAGADKVRFRQPVVPGDQVRLRAEFIAMKREIWKFSCAASVDGKIVCSADVTCARKEL